A genomic window from Streptomyces misionensis includes:
- a CDS encoding DUF2637 domain-containing protein: protein MTLTDWPRSAAEPDPDSASPAAVSGTPKPVSQPPGTVSETAAFVSETESGTGTKPSSARLTGTQKWTAGAIVAAALALAGIGLYLSFEHVAQFAHEELRFGSLAQGQLFAVGVDVGIMVMIAVDLLMAWLKRPISWIRYPVWLLTGATVVLNAASGAPAGSWTLLDYVAAGAHGVVPVLFITVVELGRTAIDRVVRPEQAERDSIPWLRWVLAPVATARIFRRMRLWGVTSYPEMIRRDQQLIAYEQWLKRKYKGDISKASEDELLPMKMAPYGYTVDQALAMPDEQEQAAQERAEEAERRRLDAETRSEVAKAESEAERLRAKGRVELVQAEVDGQTGQARAHARAQVSAAERAAELEQQALDNAVVAEARAREAEADRKAAQERRAAAAADLEKAELERQAAEQRKAAAEADKVAAAEARAIETERIALARRNAAAADLEAAELERQAAQKRKEAAEADRIAEAEAQAIETQTIAEARRAAAEADRAAAEREKAAAETRRAAAEADCKKAEEERLKAVALAEIARSQKEAAEAERAAAETRRAAAEIERRAVEIEDAAKLTPRERAVRKVARMAFAAGAVFVGLDADGIHRELCRVVSIADVQREFDVSSTDTASKYRQEAVALIADGYRPQQ, encoded by the coding sequence ATGACGCTCACCGACTGGCCGCGATCCGCGGCTGAACCCGACCCCGACTCGGCTTCACCGGCCGCCGTTTCGGGGACGCCCAAGCCGGTTTCGCAGCCGCCCGGCACCGTTTCGGAGACGGCGGCGTTCGTTTCGGAGACGGAAAGCGGAACCGGAACGAAGCCTTCCTCGGCGAGGCTGACCGGTACCCAGAAGTGGACGGCCGGAGCGATCGTCGCCGCCGCGCTCGCCCTCGCGGGCATCGGCCTGTACCTGTCCTTCGAGCACGTCGCCCAGTTCGCCCACGAGGAGCTGCGCTTCGGCTCGCTCGCCCAGGGCCAGCTGTTCGCGGTCGGCGTCGACGTCGGCATCATGGTCATGATCGCGGTCGACCTGCTGATGGCCTGGCTCAAGCGCCCCATCAGCTGGATCCGCTACCCGGTGTGGCTGCTGACCGGCGCGACGGTCGTCCTCAACGCCGCGTCCGGAGCCCCGGCAGGGTCCTGGACGCTGCTCGACTACGTTGCCGCCGGCGCCCACGGCGTCGTCCCGGTCCTCTTCATCACGGTGGTGGAGCTCGGGCGTACCGCGATCGACCGCGTTGTCCGCCCTGAGCAGGCCGAACGGGACTCGATCCCGTGGCTGCGATGGGTGCTCGCCCCCGTGGCGACGGCCCGGATCTTCCGACGGATGCGGCTGTGGGGCGTCACCTCCTACCCGGAGATGATCCGCCGTGACCAGCAGCTCATCGCGTACGAGCAGTGGCTCAAGCGCAAGTACAAGGGCGACATCTCCAAGGCCAGCGAGGACGAGCTGCTGCCGATGAAGATGGCCCCCTACGGCTACACCGTCGACCAGGCCCTGGCCATGCCCGACGAGCAGGAACAGGCAGCCCAGGAGCGAGCGGAAGAAGCCGAGCGCCGGCGCCTGGACGCCGAGACGCGCAGTGAGGTCGCCAAGGCGGAGTCCGAGGCGGAGCGGCTGCGCGCCAAGGGCAGGGTGGAGCTGGTCCAGGCGGAGGTCGACGGCCAGACCGGCCAGGCCCGCGCCCATGCCCGGGCCCAGGTCAGCGCCGCAGAACGGGCCGCTGAGCTGGAGCAGCAGGCCCTCGACAACGCCGTGGTCGCCGAAGCCCGCGCCCGAGAGGCCGAGGCGGACCGGAAGGCGGCCCAGGAACGCAGGGCGGCAGCCGCCGCTGACCTGGAGAAGGCCGAGCTCGAGCGCCAGGCAGCCGAGCAGCGCAAGGCGGCGGCCGAGGCCGACAAGGTCGCGGCAGCTGAGGCCAGGGCGATCGAGACCGAACGGATTGCGCTGGCACGCCGGAATGCGGCGGCCGCGGACCTGGAGGCGGCCGAGCTGGAGCGCCAGGCAGCCCAGAAGCGGAAGGAGGCGGCGGAGGCCGACCGCATCGCCGAGGCGGAGGCACAGGCCATCGAGACCCAGACCATCGCCGAAGCCCGCAGGGCTGCCGCCGAAGCGGACCGGGCCGCTGCCGAAAGGGAGAAGGCCGCCGCCGAAACGCGGCGCGCTGCTGCCGAAGCCGACTGCAAGAAGGCGGAGGAGGAGCGCCTCAAGGCGGTCGCGCTCGCCGAGATCGCGCGCTCGCAGAAGGAGGCCGCCGAAGCCGAGCGGGCTGCTGCCGAAACGCGGCGGGCCGCTGCCGAAATCGAGCGGCGCGCGGTCGAAATTGAGGACGCCGCGAAGCTGACGCCGCGCGAGCGGGCGGTCCGCAAGGTCGCGCGCATGGCATTCGCGGCCGGCGCGGTGTTCGTCGGCCTGGACGCCGACGGGATCCACCGCGAGCTGTGCCGGGTCGTCTCGATCGCCGACGTCCAGCGCGAGTTCGACGTGTCGTCCACCGACACCGCCTCCAAGTACCGCCAGGAGGCCGTCGCGCTCATCGCCGACGGCTACCGACCCCAGCAGTGA